From one Salmo salar chromosome ssa09, Ssal_v3.1, whole genome shotgun sequence genomic stretch:
- the LOC106612655 gene encoding unconventional myosin-Ic isoform X2 has product MMELRIQLIPTGEIILSPGKNGESFCHSCTKAVGSDGVRITMESALTARDRVGVQDFVLLENHTSEAAFMENLRKRFKENLIYTYIGSVLVSVNPYKDLEIYTKNHMERYRGVNFYEVSPHIYAVSDNSYRSMRTERKDQCILISGESGAGKTEASKKILQYYAVTCPASDQVETVKDRLLQSNPVLEAFGNAKTLRNDNSSRFGKYMDIQFDFKGAPVGGHILNYLLEKSRVVHQNHGERNFHIFYQLIEGGEEDLLRRLGLERNPQQYQYLVKGNCPKVSSINDRSDWKVVRKALSVIGFNEDEVEELLNIIASVLHLGNIQYGGEDSGNAYITTDTQIKYLARLLGVDGLVLKEALTHKTIIAKGEELKSPLNLEQAASARDALSKAVYGRTFTWLVNKINVSLAYKDETHKNASVIGLLDIYGFEVFQHNSFEQFCINYCNEKLQQLFIELTLKSEQDEYEAEGITWEPVQYFNNKIICDLVEEKFKGIISILDEECLRPGDASDFTFLEKLENTVGGHAHLTTHKLADGKTRKVMGREEFRLLHYAGEVNYNVNGFLDKNNDLLFRNLKEVMCMSDNKILTQCFDRAELKDSKRPETAATQFKTSLAKLMEILMSKEPSYVRCIKPNDAKQAGRFDEVLIRHQVKYLGLMENLRVRRAGFAYRRHYETFLQRYKSLCPETWPSWQGKLADGVSTLVKHLGYKPEEYKLGRSKIFIRFPKTLFATEDALETRKHSLASKLQSSWKGYNQKTKYRKLRSSAVVVQAWWRGILACRRAQRRRQAANTIRRFIKGFIYRHNERCPENEYFLDYVRYSFLMKLRRNLPKSVLDKSWPTPPTALIEASEQLRKLHMQNMVWGYCKRINPEWKHQLEQKMVASEIFKNKKDNYPQSVPKLFMGTRLNGEEINPKVLQSLGSEKMKYAVPVTKYDRKGYKARPRQLLLTSNCAVIVEEAKLKQRIDYAALKGISVSSLSDGVFVLHVPTEDKKQKGDVVLQSDHIIETLTKVAICADKVNSININQGSITFTVGQGKEGIIDFTSGSELLVAKAKNGHLSVTAPRLNSR; this is encoded by the exons gcTGTGGGGAGTGACGGGGTGCGGATCACCATGGAGAGTGCCCTGACGGCCAGGGACCGGGTGGGTGTACAGGACTTTGTCCTGCTGGAGAACCACACCAGCGAGGCGGCCTTCATGGAGAACCTCCGCAAGCGCTTCAAGGAGAACCTCATCTAT aCGTACATCGGCTCAGTCCTGGTGTCGGTGAACCCCTACAAGGATCTGGAGATCTACACCAAGAACCACATGGAGCGCTATCGAGGCGTCAACTTCTACGAGGTCTCTCCCCACAT cTACGCGGTGTCTGACAATTCCTACCGGTCCATGCGGACGGAGCGTAAGGACCAGTGCATCCTCATCTCAGGGGAGAGCGGTGCCGGCAAGACGGAGGCCTCGAAGAAGATCCTGCAGTACTACGCCGTGACCTGTCCCGCCAGCGACCAGGTGGAGACGGTCAAGGACCGCCTGCTGCAGTCCAACCCTGTCCTAGAG GCTTTTGGAAACGCCAAAACGTTGCGCAACGACAACTCCAGCCGCTTCGGCAAATACATGGACATCCAGTTTGACTTCAAG GGTGCTCCGGTAGGGGGCCACATCCTCAACTACCTGCTGGAGAAGTCACGGGTGGTGCACCAGAACCACGGCGAGAGGAACTTCCACATCTTCTACCAGCTGATTGAGGGGGGTGAGGAGGATCTGCTGCGGCGCCTGGGCCTAGAGAGGAACCCCCAGCAGTACCAGTACCTCGTCAAG GGGAACTGTCCCAAGGTGAGCTCCATCAATGACCGCAGCGACTGGAAGGTGGTGAGGAAGGCTCTGTCTGTCATCGGCTTCAACGAGGATGAGGTGGAG GAGCTGTTAAACATTATTGCCAGTGTTCTTCACTTGGGCAACATTCAgtatggaggagaggacagcggCAATgcctacatcactacagacacacagatcAAATACCTGGCTAGG TTGCTAGGTGTGGATGGCTTGGTCCTGAAAGAAGCGCTAACACACAAAACGATCATCGCCAAAGGGGAAGAG CTGAAGAGCCCTCTGAACCTGGAGCAGGCGGCGTCGGCGCGAGACGCGCTGTCTAAGGCCGTTTACGGCCGCACCTTCACCTGGCTCGTCAACAAGATCAACGTCTCCCTGGCTtacaag GATGAGACCCATAAGAACGCTTCAGTCATTGGCCTCCTGGATATCTATGGTTTTGAAGTCTTCCAGCACAACAG TTTTGAGCAGTTCTGCATTAACTACTGCAATGAGAAGCTGCAGCAGCTCTTCATCGAGCTCACCCTCAAGTCTGAGCAGGATGAGTACGAAGCAGAGGGCATCACG TGGGAGCCTGTGCAGTATTTCAACAACAAGATCATCTGTGATCTGGTGGAGGAGAAGTTCAAAGGCATCATCTCCATTCTG gaTGAGGAGTGCCTGAGGCCAGGGGATGCCAGTGACTTCACCTTCCTGGAGAAGTTGGAGAATACTGTGGGAGGCCACGCCCACTTGACAAC TCACAAGCTGGCCGATGGAAAGACCCGGAAGGTGATGGGCCGAGAGGAGTTCCGACTGCTGCACTACGCTGGAGAGGTCAACTACAAcgtcaatg gCTTCCTGGACAAGAACAACGACCTCCTCTTCAGGAACTTGAAAGAG GTCATGTGTATGTCTGATAATAAGATTCTGACCCAGTGCTTTGACCGGGCGGAGCTGAAGGACAGCAAGAGACCTGAGACG GCAGCGACCCAGTTCAAGACCAGCCTGGCGAAGTTAATGGAGATCCTGATGTCCAAGGAGCCGTCGTACGTGCGCTGCATCAAGCCCAACGATGCCAAGCAAGCAG gacGGTTCGACGAGGTTCTCATCAGGCATCAGGTGAAGTACCTGGGTCTGATGGAGAACCTCCGCGTGAGGAGAGCTGGCTTTGCCTACCGCCGCCACTATGAGACCTTCCTCCAGAG GTATAAGTCCCTGTGCCCGGAGACCTGGCCTAGCTGGCAGGGCAAGCTGGCAGACGGAGTCTCCACACTGGTCAAACACCTGGGTTACAAACCTGAGGAGTACAAACTGGGCAG ATCCAAAATCTTCATCCGTTTTCCAAAGACCCTGTTCGCCACAGAGGACGCGCTGGAAACGAGGAAACACAGCCTCG ccagCAAACTGCAGTCATCCTGGAAGGGCTACAACCAGAAGACCAAATACCGCAAACTCAGATCATCAG CGGTGGTGGTCCAGGCGTGGTGGAGGGGCATCCTGGCCTGTAGGAGGGCACAGCGCAGAAGGCAGGCCGCCAACACCATCCGCAG GTTCATCAAGGGCTTCATCTACCGCCATAATGAGCGTTGTCCTGAGAATGAGTACTTCCTGGATTATGTGCGCTACTCCTTCCTGATGAAGCTGCGCAGGAACCTCCCCAAGTCAGTCCTGGACAAGAGCTGGCCCACGCCGCCGACCGCCCTCATCGAG GCGTCGGAACAGCTACGTAAACTGCACATGCAGAACATGGTGTGGGGCTACTGCAAGAGGATCAACCCCGAGTGGAAACACCAG TTGGAGCAGAAAATGGTGGCCAGTGAGATCTTCAAAAACAAGAAGGACAACTACCCCCAAAGTGTCCCGAAGCTCTTTATGGGCACAAGACTCA ATGGAGAGGAGATTAACCCCAAGGTGTTGCAGTCACTTGGCAGTGAGAAGATgaag TATGCAGTCCCAGTGACCAAGTACGACAGGAAGGGCTACAAGGCGCGACCAAGGCAGCTGCTGCTCACCTCCAACTGTGCCGTCATCGTGGAGGAGGCCAAGCTCAAGCAGCGCATCGACTACGCCGCTCTCAAAG GTATCTCAGTCAGCTCTCTCAGTGATGGTGTTTTCGTACTGCACGTGCCCACTGAAGACAAAAAACAGAAG GGAGATGTGGTGCTTCAGAGTGACCACATCATCGAGACCCTGACCAAAGTGGCCATCTGTGCCGacaaggtcaacagcatcaacaTCAACCAGGGAAG tatAACTTTCACGGTGGGCCAAGGTAAAGAAGGGATCATAGACTTCACCTCTGGCTCTGAGCTGCTGGTTGCCAAGGCGAAGAATGGCCACCTCTCAGTG
- the LOC106612655 gene encoding unconventional myosin-Ic isoform X3 — MKYRATAVGSDGVRITMESALTARDRVGVQDFVLLENHTSEAAFMENLRKRFKENLIYTYIGSVLVSVNPYKDLEIYTKNHMERYRGVNFYEVSPHIYAVSDNSYRSMRTERKDQCILISGESGAGKTEASKKILQYYAVTCPASDQVETVKDRLLQSNPVLEAFGNAKTLRNDNSSRFGKYMDIQFDFKGAPVGGHILNYLLEKSRVVHQNHGERNFHIFYQLIEGGEEDLLRRLGLERNPQQYQYLVKGNCPKVSSINDRSDWKVVRKALSVIGFNEDEVEELLNIIASVLHLGNIQYGGEDSGNAYITTDTQIKYLARLLGVDGLVLKEALTHKTIIAKGEELKSPLNLEQAASARDALSKAVYGRTFTWLVNKINVSLAYKDETHKNASVIGLLDIYGFEVFQHNSFEQFCINYCNEKLQQLFIELTLKSEQDEYEAEGITWEPVQYFNNKIICDLVEEKFKGIISILDEECLRPGDASDFTFLEKLENTVGGHAHLTTHKLADGKTRKVMGREEFRLLHYAGEVNYNVNGFLDKNNDLLFRNLKEVMCMSDNKILTQCFDRAELKDSKRPETAATQFKTSLAKLMEILMSKEPSYVRCIKPNDAKQAGRFDEVLIRHQVKYLGLMENLRVRRAGFAYRRHYETFLQRYKSLCPETWPSWQGKLADGVSTLVKHLGYKPEEYKLGRSKIFIRFPKTLFATEDALETRKHSLASKLQSSWKGYNQKTKYRKLRSSAVVVQAWWRGILACRRAQRRRQAANTIRRFIKGFIYRHNERCPENEYFLDYVRYSFLMKLRRNLPKSVLDKSWPTPPTALIEASEQLRKLHMQNMVWGYCKRINPEWKHQLEQKMVASEIFKNKKDNYPQSVPKLFMGTRLNGEEINPKVLQSLGSEKMKYAVPVTKYDRKGYKARPRQLLLTSNCAVIVEEAKLKQRIDYAALKGISVSSLSDGVFVLHVPTEDKKQKGDVVLQSDHIIETLTKVAICADKVNSININQGSITFTVGQGKEGIIDFTSGSELLVAKAKNGHLSVTAPRLNSR, encoded by the exons gcTGTGGGGAGTGACGGGGTGCGGATCACCATGGAGAGTGCCCTGACGGCCAGGGACCGGGTGGGTGTACAGGACTTTGTCCTGCTGGAGAACCACACCAGCGAGGCGGCCTTCATGGAGAACCTCCGCAAGCGCTTCAAGGAGAACCTCATCTAT aCGTACATCGGCTCAGTCCTGGTGTCGGTGAACCCCTACAAGGATCTGGAGATCTACACCAAGAACCACATGGAGCGCTATCGAGGCGTCAACTTCTACGAGGTCTCTCCCCACAT cTACGCGGTGTCTGACAATTCCTACCGGTCCATGCGGACGGAGCGTAAGGACCAGTGCATCCTCATCTCAGGGGAGAGCGGTGCCGGCAAGACGGAGGCCTCGAAGAAGATCCTGCAGTACTACGCCGTGACCTGTCCCGCCAGCGACCAGGTGGAGACGGTCAAGGACCGCCTGCTGCAGTCCAACCCTGTCCTAGAG GCTTTTGGAAACGCCAAAACGTTGCGCAACGACAACTCCAGCCGCTTCGGCAAATACATGGACATCCAGTTTGACTTCAAG GGTGCTCCGGTAGGGGGCCACATCCTCAACTACCTGCTGGAGAAGTCACGGGTGGTGCACCAGAACCACGGCGAGAGGAACTTCCACATCTTCTACCAGCTGATTGAGGGGGGTGAGGAGGATCTGCTGCGGCGCCTGGGCCTAGAGAGGAACCCCCAGCAGTACCAGTACCTCGTCAAG GGGAACTGTCCCAAGGTGAGCTCCATCAATGACCGCAGCGACTGGAAGGTGGTGAGGAAGGCTCTGTCTGTCATCGGCTTCAACGAGGATGAGGTGGAG GAGCTGTTAAACATTATTGCCAGTGTTCTTCACTTGGGCAACATTCAgtatggaggagaggacagcggCAATgcctacatcactacagacacacagatcAAATACCTGGCTAGG TTGCTAGGTGTGGATGGCTTGGTCCTGAAAGAAGCGCTAACACACAAAACGATCATCGCCAAAGGGGAAGAG CTGAAGAGCCCTCTGAACCTGGAGCAGGCGGCGTCGGCGCGAGACGCGCTGTCTAAGGCCGTTTACGGCCGCACCTTCACCTGGCTCGTCAACAAGATCAACGTCTCCCTGGCTtacaag GATGAGACCCATAAGAACGCTTCAGTCATTGGCCTCCTGGATATCTATGGTTTTGAAGTCTTCCAGCACAACAG TTTTGAGCAGTTCTGCATTAACTACTGCAATGAGAAGCTGCAGCAGCTCTTCATCGAGCTCACCCTCAAGTCTGAGCAGGATGAGTACGAAGCAGAGGGCATCACG TGGGAGCCTGTGCAGTATTTCAACAACAAGATCATCTGTGATCTGGTGGAGGAGAAGTTCAAAGGCATCATCTCCATTCTG gaTGAGGAGTGCCTGAGGCCAGGGGATGCCAGTGACTTCACCTTCCTGGAGAAGTTGGAGAATACTGTGGGAGGCCACGCCCACTTGACAAC TCACAAGCTGGCCGATGGAAAGACCCGGAAGGTGATGGGCCGAGAGGAGTTCCGACTGCTGCACTACGCTGGAGAGGTCAACTACAAcgtcaatg gCTTCCTGGACAAGAACAACGACCTCCTCTTCAGGAACTTGAAAGAG GTCATGTGTATGTCTGATAATAAGATTCTGACCCAGTGCTTTGACCGGGCGGAGCTGAAGGACAGCAAGAGACCTGAGACG GCAGCGACCCAGTTCAAGACCAGCCTGGCGAAGTTAATGGAGATCCTGATGTCCAAGGAGCCGTCGTACGTGCGCTGCATCAAGCCCAACGATGCCAAGCAAGCAG gacGGTTCGACGAGGTTCTCATCAGGCATCAGGTGAAGTACCTGGGTCTGATGGAGAACCTCCGCGTGAGGAGAGCTGGCTTTGCCTACCGCCGCCACTATGAGACCTTCCTCCAGAG GTATAAGTCCCTGTGCCCGGAGACCTGGCCTAGCTGGCAGGGCAAGCTGGCAGACGGAGTCTCCACACTGGTCAAACACCTGGGTTACAAACCTGAGGAGTACAAACTGGGCAG ATCCAAAATCTTCATCCGTTTTCCAAAGACCCTGTTCGCCACAGAGGACGCGCTGGAAACGAGGAAACACAGCCTCG ccagCAAACTGCAGTCATCCTGGAAGGGCTACAACCAGAAGACCAAATACCGCAAACTCAGATCATCAG CGGTGGTGGTCCAGGCGTGGTGGAGGGGCATCCTGGCCTGTAGGAGGGCACAGCGCAGAAGGCAGGCCGCCAACACCATCCGCAG GTTCATCAAGGGCTTCATCTACCGCCATAATGAGCGTTGTCCTGAGAATGAGTACTTCCTGGATTATGTGCGCTACTCCTTCCTGATGAAGCTGCGCAGGAACCTCCCCAAGTCAGTCCTGGACAAGAGCTGGCCCACGCCGCCGACCGCCCTCATCGAG GCGTCGGAACAGCTACGTAAACTGCACATGCAGAACATGGTGTGGGGCTACTGCAAGAGGATCAACCCCGAGTGGAAACACCAG TTGGAGCAGAAAATGGTGGCCAGTGAGATCTTCAAAAACAAGAAGGACAACTACCCCCAAAGTGTCCCGAAGCTCTTTATGGGCACAAGACTCA ATGGAGAGGAGATTAACCCCAAGGTGTTGCAGTCACTTGGCAGTGAGAAGATgaag TATGCAGTCCCAGTGACCAAGTACGACAGGAAGGGCTACAAGGCGCGACCAAGGCAGCTGCTGCTCACCTCCAACTGTGCCGTCATCGTGGAGGAGGCCAAGCTCAAGCAGCGCATCGACTACGCCGCTCTCAAAG GTATCTCAGTCAGCTCTCTCAGTGATGGTGTTTTCGTACTGCACGTGCCCACTGAAGACAAAAAACAGAAG GGAGATGTGGTGCTTCAGAGTGACCACATCATCGAGACCCTGACCAAAGTGGCCATCTGTGCCGacaaggtcaacagcatcaacaTCAACCAGGGAAG tatAACTTTCACGGTGGGCCAAGGTAAAGAAGGGATCATAGACTTCACCTCTGGCTCTGAGCTGCTGGTTGCCAAGGCGAAGAATGGCCACCTCTCAGTG
- the LOC106612655 gene encoding unconventional myosin-Ic isoform X1 yields MMELRIQLIPTGEIILSPGKNGESFCHSCTKAVGSDGVRITMESALTARDRVGVQDFVLLENHTSEAAFMENLRKRFKENLIYTYIGSVLVSVNPYKDLEIYTKNHMERYRGVNFYEVSPHIYAVSDNSYRSMRTERKDQCILISGESGAGKTEASKKILQYYAVTCPASDQVETVKDRLLQSNPVLEAFGNAKTLRNDNSSRFGKYMDIQFDFKGAPVGGHILNYLLEKSRVVHQNHGERNFHIFYQLIEGGEEDLLRRLGLERNPQQYQYLVKGNCPKVSSINDRSDWKVVRKALSVIGFNEDEVEELLNIIASVLHLGNIQYGGEDSGNAYITTDTQIKYLARLLGVDGLVLKEALTHKTIIAKGEELKSPLNLEQAASARDALSKAVYGRTFTWLVNKINVSLAYKDETHKNASVIGLLDIYGFEVFQHNSFEQFCINYCNEKLQQLFIELTLKSEQDEYEAEGITWEPVQYFNNKIICDLVEEKFKGIISILDEECLRPGDASDFTFLEKLENTVGGHAHLTTHKLADGKTRKVMGREEFRLLHYAGEVNYNVNGFLDKNNDLLFRNLKEVMCMSDNKILTQCFDRAELKDSKRPETAATQFKTSLAKLMEILMSKEPSYVRCIKPNDAKQAGRFDEVLIRHQVKYLGLMENLRVRRAGFAYRRHYETFLQRYKSLCPETWPSWQGKLADGVSTLVKHLGYKPEEYKLGRSKIFIRFPKTLFATEDALETRKHSLASKLQSSWKGYNQKTKYRKLRSSAVVVQAWWRGILACRRAQRRRQAANTIRRFIKGFIYRHNERCPENEYFLDYVRYSFLMKLRRNLPKSVLDKSWPTPPTALIEASEQLRKLHMQNMVWGYCKRINPEWKHQLEQKMVASEIFKNKKDNYPQSVPKLFMGTRLNGEEINPKVLQSLGSEKMKYAVPVTKYDRKGYKARPRQLLLTSNCAVIVEEAKLKQRIDYAALKGISVSSLSDGVFVLHVPTEDKKQKGDVVLQSDHIIETLTKVAICADKVNSININQGSITFTVGQGKEGIIDFTSGSELLVAKAKNGHLSVVSRNNGGI; encoded by the exons gcTGTGGGGAGTGACGGGGTGCGGATCACCATGGAGAGTGCCCTGACGGCCAGGGACCGGGTGGGTGTACAGGACTTTGTCCTGCTGGAGAACCACACCAGCGAGGCGGCCTTCATGGAGAACCTCCGCAAGCGCTTCAAGGAGAACCTCATCTAT aCGTACATCGGCTCAGTCCTGGTGTCGGTGAACCCCTACAAGGATCTGGAGATCTACACCAAGAACCACATGGAGCGCTATCGAGGCGTCAACTTCTACGAGGTCTCTCCCCACAT cTACGCGGTGTCTGACAATTCCTACCGGTCCATGCGGACGGAGCGTAAGGACCAGTGCATCCTCATCTCAGGGGAGAGCGGTGCCGGCAAGACGGAGGCCTCGAAGAAGATCCTGCAGTACTACGCCGTGACCTGTCCCGCCAGCGACCAGGTGGAGACGGTCAAGGACCGCCTGCTGCAGTCCAACCCTGTCCTAGAG GCTTTTGGAAACGCCAAAACGTTGCGCAACGACAACTCCAGCCGCTTCGGCAAATACATGGACATCCAGTTTGACTTCAAG GGTGCTCCGGTAGGGGGCCACATCCTCAACTACCTGCTGGAGAAGTCACGGGTGGTGCACCAGAACCACGGCGAGAGGAACTTCCACATCTTCTACCAGCTGATTGAGGGGGGTGAGGAGGATCTGCTGCGGCGCCTGGGCCTAGAGAGGAACCCCCAGCAGTACCAGTACCTCGTCAAG GGGAACTGTCCCAAGGTGAGCTCCATCAATGACCGCAGCGACTGGAAGGTGGTGAGGAAGGCTCTGTCTGTCATCGGCTTCAACGAGGATGAGGTGGAG GAGCTGTTAAACATTATTGCCAGTGTTCTTCACTTGGGCAACATTCAgtatggaggagaggacagcggCAATgcctacatcactacagacacacagatcAAATACCTGGCTAGG TTGCTAGGTGTGGATGGCTTGGTCCTGAAAGAAGCGCTAACACACAAAACGATCATCGCCAAAGGGGAAGAG CTGAAGAGCCCTCTGAACCTGGAGCAGGCGGCGTCGGCGCGAGACGCGCTGTCTAAGGCCGTTTACGGCCGCACCTTCACCTGGCTCGTCAACAAGATCAACGTCTCCCTGGCTtacaag GATGAGACCCATAAGAACGCTTCAGTCATTGGCCTCCTGGATATCTATGGTTTTGAAGTCTTCCAGCACAACAG TTTTGAGCAGTTCTGCATTAACTACTGCAATGAGAAGCTGCAGCAGCTCTTCATCGAGCTCACCCTCAAGTCTGAGCAGGATGAGTACGAAGCAGAGGGCATCACG TGGGAGCCTGTGCAGTATTTCAACAACAAGATCATCTGTGATCTGGTGGAGGAGAAGTTCAAAGGCATCATCTCCATTCTG gaTGAGGAGTGCCTGAGGCCAGGGGATGCCAGTGACTTCACCTTCCTGGAGAAGTTGGAGAATACTGTGGGAGGCCACGCCCACTTGACAAC TCACAAGCTGGCCGATGGAAAGACCCGGAAGGTGATGGGCCGAGAGGAGTTCCGACTGCTGCACTACGCTGGAGAGGTCAACTACAAcgtcaatg gCTTCCTGGACAAGAACAACGACCTCCTCTTCAGGAACTTGAAAGAG GTCATGTGTATGTCTGATAATAAGATTCTGACCCAGTGCTTTGACCGGGCGGAGCTGAAGGACAGCAAGAGACCTGAGACG GCAGCGACCCAGTTCAAGACCAGCCTGGCGAAGTTAATGGAGATCCTGATGTCCAAGGAGCCGTCGTACGTGCGCTGCATCAAGCCCAACGATGCCAAGCAAGCAG gacGGTTCGACGAGGTTCTCATCAGGCATCAGGTGAAGTACCTGGGTCTGATGGAGAACCTCCGCGTGAGGAGAGCTGGCTTTGCCTACCGCCGCCACTATGAGACCTTCCTCCAGAG GTATAAGTCCCTGTGCCCGGAGACCTGGCCTAGCTGGCAGGGCAAGCTGGCAGACGGAGTCTCCACACTGGTCAAACACCTGGGTTACAAACCTGAGGAGTACAAACTGGGCAG ATCCAAAATCTTCATCCGTTTTCCAAAGACCCTGTTCGCCACAGAGGACGCGCTGGAAACGAGGAAACACAGCCTCG ccagCAAACTGCAGTCATCCTGGAAGGGCTACAACCAGAAGACCAAATACCGCAAACTCAGATCATCAG CGGTGGTGGTCCAGGCGTGGTGGAGGGGCATCCTGGCCTGTAGGAGGGCACAGCGCAGAAGGCAGGCCGCCAACACCATCCGCAG GTTCATCAAGGGCTTCATCTACCGCCATAATGAGCGTTGTCCTGAGAATGAGTACTTCCTGGATTATGTGCGCTACTCCTTCCTGATGAAGCTGCGCAGGAACCTCCCCAAGTCAGTCCTGGACAAGAGCTGGCCCACGCCGCCGACCGCCCTCATCGAG GCGTCGGAACAGCTACGTAAACTGCACATGCAGAACATGGTGTGGGGCTACTGCAAGAGGATCAACCCCGAGTGGAAACACCAG TTGGAGCAGAAAATGGTGGCCAGTGAGATCTTCAAAAACAAGAAGGACAACTACCCCCAAAGTGTCCCGAAGCTCTTTATGGGCACAAGACTCA ATGGAGAGGAGATTAACCCCAAGGTGTTGCAGTCACTTGGCAGTGAGAAGATgaag TATGCAGTCCCAGTGACCAAGTACGACAGGAAGGGCTACAAGGCGCGACCAAGGCAGCTGCTGCTCACCTCCAACTGTGCCGTCATCGTGGAGGAGGCCAAGCTCAAGCAGCGCATCGACTACGCCGCTCTCAAAG GTATCTCAGTCAGCTCTCTCAGTGATGGTGTTTTCGTACTGCACGTGCCCACTGAAGACAAAAAACAGAAG GGAGATGTGGTGCTTCAGAGTGACCACATCATCGAGACCCTGACCAAAGTGGCCATCTGTGCCGacaaggtcaacagcatcaacaTCAACCAGGGAAG tatAACTTTCACGGTGGGCCAAGGTAAAGAAGGGATCATAGACTTCACCTCTGGCTCTGAGCTGCTGGTTGCCAAGGCGAAGAATGGCCACCTCTCAGTGGTGAGTCGGAATAACGGAGGGATATAA